The following coding sequences are from one Candidatus Methylomirabilota bacterium window:
- a CDS encoding DUF167 domain-containing protein yields MGLVTVRVVPKAGRASVGLDDRGIVVRVRAAPEGGRATEEARRALAEALGVPGSAVSLHRGTRSRAKVFEIAGVGQPEAELRLRTTEADSLPP; encoded by the coding sequence ATGGGTCTGGTCACGGTGCGCGTGGTCCCGAAGGCCGGCCGAGCCTCGGTCGGACTCGACGATCGGGGGATCGTGGTGCGCGTCCGCGCCGCGCCCGAGGGCGGCCGGGCCACGGAGGAGGCCCGGCGGGCGCTCGCCGAGGCGCTGGGCGTTCCGGGGTCCGCGGTCTCCCTGCACCGCGGGACCCGCTCCCGGGCCAAGGTCTTCGAGATCGCCGGCGTCGGCCAACCCGAGGCGGAGTTGCGCCTTCGGACAACGGAGGCCGACTCATTGCCGCCCTGA